The sequence AAGTCTAAAGTGGGCCTAAGAGTAAAAATGACGGTTTCCGTTTTACCTTGCAAGTTGTCAAAATAAACCAATTGGCACTCACCAGAAAGCAATATTTTGACCAACTCTCGAAGTCCCAACTTTGCTAGCCAATCGACCTGAGCTCTTTGTTGTGTCGGATTGTTCATAAAATGCATAAAGTACGCGCTTCGGCTTACGCCGTAGTGCACCTAGCTTACCTGCGTGGTGATGTCTTGCGACTGTTTCCATCTTGGTGAAAGTCCTCCACCCACCGCTCGTCGGACTGAAACACGTGATAACTCCGCCGTTCTTCCCGGTACCGCCGATGCCGAGGACCGCCGGCAGTCGAACGGACGACCGCGGGTTTGTCCTCGGCGACTGGAGGATGCTCTGCCGTAAGGGCGTCAGGTGGTAGTGCGTGGCCTCCTTCACCAACTCCTGGAACTCCGGAACAGACATCAGAAAACCCACGGACTCCACACTGTCCACCACCTCGTTGGGTGTCATGAGGGGGAAGCGCACGTTCTCCATCAGACGTACCGCCCATTTCTGTCGTTTGGTGCTGTCCTTCTGAAGCCAGGCCACTACCGACTGGAACACCTGCAGTTCCCGCGTGACCCGCAAGTCGTCTCTGGCGATGAAGTCACGCAGTGTGTACCACTCCAGAGCCATGAATCCTGTCGTGTTCTTTATCTGTAGATCAGATGTGTTGCCTTTGTGACGTTGTTGGGGAATGTAGATAAACGAGAGTTTCTCTAGAATCAGACGTCAAAATCATGTCGCGATAAGAAGGAGGAATTGTATTCCGTCTATGCATATGCGCATATATGTGGTCTTATGATATTTGCGATACGTTTGGTGATGTCAGTACCTTTCCTGATATTGATTGCTATGTTGACTCAACTTGACTGTTTTTGATGATTTGAGAAACTGCAACCTTTTTTTCAGACAGAATAACTGATGTAACGATTGCCTTTCACCATCAATAGATGGTTATGTACACATTACAAAGGTTGTTGCGAAATCGTTGTAGTTTGAACATTCAGAGACATGGACGTTAGTGAGAGATAGATGTGCCTGTGGGGAAGTTTTGGACTCCCTACCTCATGACCACTTTCATACATACCTCCTCAAACCGATCTGCAGCGAACTTTCCTGAATCCTCCTTCAAGTCTTCTAGGTGATAACTGATAGCCAAGGACATGGTTCTCAGACAGTTCTCCAGGTTCAAGTTCTCCTTTAAGTACTTGGTGCAGGCCTGTACGGCTACTGTGTACTTCAAACCATCGGCCAACTCTAGGACGTCGAACACGTTGGTGCTGCTGAGGTTGAGTTTGGACGTGTACATGGACTGTATGACGTTGTCCGCCACTTTGGCGTGGACACCGGACAGGGTAATCTCAAACATACCGTCTTCATTCGGTTCTTGGTCCACCATGAAGACATTGCGGAAGTAGGCGCTATACGCCGCCAggaccaacctgtgcgccaggAAACTTTTGTCCTCTACAATCACGCATGCGTCCTGGAAGAAATCTTCCTTCCAAAAGTTCCGTGCGCCCGCTTGCAGCTCCTGTGGGTGGTCGTCAAGGACGACGGCGGTCGTCGGCTCCTCGGTCCTCTTCGGTTTCCGACCCGACGACGCTGCGGACCTGCGCGCCGATTGAGTCCTCATTGCCCGGAGTTTTTCGCGAAGACTCGTGTATGATTCGGCGGATCTTGATTCTATGAAGCTGACTTGTTTGGACGCCATTGCACAGCTTCGACATTGATAGTGTCGTCCTCTACTAAAATTGTTTTCTGAATGATGTTCTAGAACGGCATCGTCGTCGCCGTAGCAACTGCGAATTTAGAACACCATTGTAAGTATGTTCGACAAAACAACGTTGTAGTAGATCTATAAGGGTCAAAGAACCGGCCCCAGTCGACGCAAACTCTGTGCTTTAATCACTCTATCAAAAACCAGTTACAACCTTGTAATTGCGACTGGACTAACAGCCACTCTCTGCTCCAACTTTCTCGCCATTTGTTAGGAACGACGCCTAGTGTGCTTCGGTTGTACTAAACACTACAGCACCTAATACAATGACATTCCGAGCAGCTAACGGAAAATTGTAAAGCGTTACAACTAACAAGGTTGGTATTTGGGCTTAATCTACATGTTGAGACGTCAGTTTACTCAATAACGAGCGAACTGAGCCAGAACTAGACAACTGCTTATCTATAAACTACGATCACATGCAACCAACGTACAGCTACAAAAGTATGGGGCTACTCGATGCAGATTACGTTTTCGAATTTCCTCCCGGGTATACAAACTTTCTCGAGTTTGTTTTCTCGAACTGGGTGTCTCATGATTTCTAACTTGTTGTAGGCTTGTTTCGTGTGTATTTTtattcgtttttttttacattaaatgCAGGAAGCAATTGTCATTGTATCGACGAACCGAAGACTTCAcacatttgtacacagtaagcaCTCACTGTTGTTACGACAAATGGCTTGTTTATTATTTTCAATAAACGTTATAGATATACTTTCGCTAAATATGAGTAAGTTAAGGTTATAAAACACtttgtaagaaaaaataagTTACTGTACAAAGCAGACTAGATGGCTTATTCAATCTGTTACCTAAACGTCTAGTCGTATACACACATAATATAAACAATACAGAAACGGTATTTTGGGAACAATATCCAACTGTTTCCAACCCAAATTGAAGAAACAGTGGGTCTTATAGGCAAGATACTGGGCTAGCATAACGTGAGCATAAGCGAGGCACAACAAGTCAACAACATAGAAATAGACGTATTAGCGTTTTTCCCAACGTAGCAAATGAACACAAATTTGAGAGATAATACCAACGTCTTTGCAATTTTTGTAACACAATGCTTGAGACAGCATAGTTATTTTATGGTGGTCATTTTATGGTAGACATCATGAAATAGGCATCATAACCTACACTCTGTATCAACCACAGAGGGCATGTACATATTTGCATTCGATGGTCAACAATCAGCCAACTTTCATCGGATGCTACAGATTTCCCTGACATGATTACGGAAGACAGTCCGTACTAGACGCACACTATTATACCTATCGCTTGTTGCATTCAACAAATTCATCACTGGGGGCGTTTGTGGTAGCTCAAATTAGCTTCAAGTTCACAACAAAGACAAATCAAGATCACTGCAAGGTATGTCCAAATCGATAGGTGGGGATTAGAAGACAGCTTCCAGATGTACGTCTGCTACAGTTCGCGACAACTGAGGAGGAGGATTGTCGTTTCCTGAAGGTGATTGAAGAGGAGATTCATTTCTTGAAGGGGGCCGAGGATCGTTCCTTGTGGGAGGACGCTGAGGATGGTCGTTCCTTGAGGAGGGGCGAGGAAGAGGGTCATTTCTGGACGGAGGCCGAGGGTGGTGGTCAGTTCTTGGGGGTGGCCTGGGGGGTAACCTGGGGGTGGTGGCGGTCGTAGCGCGCCCGGTACCGGCCGCTGTCATCTCGGCGGTCGGCGTGGTACTCCTCGGTAAGGAGTACATGAGTCTGTGGGCGTTTGTCGGAGTCCTACTGCGAACTAACGACGGTGGGATCCTGGGCGTTCCCGTGGGTGTGACACTTCTCCCCAGGGCCGACCCTGCCCGCGGTGGTAGGTTCCGTGCTAAGGACGACCCTGGCCTGGGTACGCCGTTCTGTGCGTACACGCCGCGGGCCAGGGAGGACTCCGTCCGGGTGGTGGGCAGACTCGGTCTCCGCTCCAAGGTCCTGACACCCGGGGTGCGTCTGCCACGGTCCTGGCGTGCACCTGCCTGTCCGTTGGACCCTGTAGTCAAAGGCAAGGATAGACATGTTATCTACATGATTCAATATTATCTATCATGTACCATCTCATTAGCCTCTTAGCAGGCTCTACGAgtctgttcttgtttttttatctgATAGCATACCACTTTTTATTTGCACTCGGTTTTTATCGTTGCCAGTCTCGCAacagaactgatatgccatcagaaaaaaaagccaaactTGCAGaacctgcgaaggaggctaacatCCCATCGTAACAGCCCCctccaaggacacaatgtttATAAGATAAATCGGAGTTTACAAcacgaaatcaaaaccacgcaGTCATACGTCCATCCATTACAATTGTATGAAACCATAACTTTACTTTTAAACGTCAACAGAGATAGAGGCACAATGGACATCAGGTAAAGACTCTATCCATCACTAGTACCATGGTGACGAAGTGTACACAAATGGGAAACAAAGGGGCTCGTGCAGAAATTCTAGTCTCTGCCAGACTCGAGGTCCTAGATTGCTGGAAATAATAGAGATGGGGAAAATACACTGAATGATACGCCAGAGTTACAGGAATCATGGGATCCTGTAACTCTGACTGGCTAACTCCTCTGACATGTATACACCCTATTTGTATAGTTTCTTCTATTTCCGGCAACCCAGTGAGTCTGTTTGAGACTACAGAAATTCCGTGGAAAAAAGAAAGGCCAGAAAATGCCAACCGTCCCGTGGCCTTACCAGGGTGATCCGACCTCCACCCCTATCCCTGTATCCCCGGGTGTTGCTATGTTTTGGGACAAACCCGACGGAAGGTGGCGAAGTCTCAAGTAAACATGCTGGGCTTGTCACTTGTGTCAGACTTAAGAACGTGACGGAATGAAGCCGGGAGCTTTTGTGATTTGCTTGTTATTACTTCGTAATTTGTGTGCCTTTCTTTCTCTGTGATGTTCaaagtttttctttgttttctttattaaatTCTACCGGATGATTTTATCTCGTTGTAATGTCCAGGCATCATTTCAGCCTATCGGCTACCAATGTTGGATACCCTGTACCTTTCCTCAATAAACCATTGATATGATTTTAGAAATATAAAGAACAGTACGATTGGTGCGCAAGGAAATGATAGCAGAAACAACCTTACTTCGCTGTATTCCTCTTATGCCAATCAAAGCATTCCTCAAATACGACGGTTAACAGTTCATTGAAATGCCATGAAGTGATCCTAAAAGTTGACCCCATAGAACAACGTACCTCACCACAGACATAACATAGTTAGCTGTAACATTGACAAATTACACATTCACAAATACAGGCGACCGTTAACGACATTTAGTACCGGCTCAAACTTTGTTGATACTGTCTATTGTGTACAGGGACTAATATTTGGACGATGTTTTGTCGCTTGGTTGCGGAGTTATGCCTACACTTGTCAAACGTTCATGGGAAACTCCTGACCATACACTATTCCCTAGTCAACACAGTGCgtcttttcaaacaaaatagtCGTTAGAAACGTCGTTAGTTAAACTACCTTTATCTGGAACAGTCTGTTCTTTGCATTTGACACTAATTAAACTTTTCATACAGTTATTCCTATCCAAATGTTTTTCGTGGCGTCCTAACGTTGAAATCCACATTTACTAGGTCAAATTTCAGACATTTTCTTCCTAGCTTGACGCCATCAAAGTTATTTTGGAGTCTTATTTGCAGGCGCGATGAGGTGTAATACCACACCTAATACCTCCAACATTTGAAAATGGAATAGTCTGTATAAGCAATCCCTGAGGACGTGTATACTGACAGGCGTAGTCACAATCCTCCGCACCGTTCCGCCTGTCCGAAAAGCGCCAGTACGGCGTGACGTGTTCAAATTTACCCACTGACGGAATGTAATGGGACAGAACTAGGTTCGGCCAAATGTGCACAAACGACGGAACATCAGTGAAACAAAGGGCTACCGTCGACACGCTTCCGTGAGATGACACGGTGTTTTCGCAGGTGCACGGCGGATTTCTAAAGAAATATCTAGGGCAAGCACGTCCTGGCGTTAAATAGTACTTATTGGTGTGGACATAAAGGGGTCGGGAGGTGCCAATTGCCTATTTATGGCATTAACAAGGTTATTTAAAGATCCGGCGAGTTTTTAGGTAGTCAACTGAAAGTCAGCTGGCAGTCAACTGCTTTGTACGTATGGAAAATAACGAAATATAATCCCCAAAGTGTACAATCTCAAAGTTTTAGATATGACAAACAGCAATAATGTATATCATAATGACGTTAGTTTAATCGCAACTGACAGTTGGATTACAAACATAAAAGCCATTTTGATGTCATATTCATCATTCTGTCTGGACAGAAATAGGTCGTCAATTATATCATAGTAACGTTTAGTACGTTATAAATTTAAtatgttaacattttttgtcaGAGTTGCTAACGCTATAGTAAAAGTGTTATAGTTATAGTGACGTTGTAATAAAAGTGTTATAGTTATAGTAACGTTAAAGTAAATATTCTATAGTTATTAGTAACGTTTTATTGGGAAAGTCACAGTGTCTTAACTGTGTGACCTTGCTGAGTGTTCAATACAAATACAGACTGCCCTGTCTGTCTCGTTTGCTTTACATGGACGTGAAGTACAAATAAAAGAACATTAGTTGCCCTCGTAGAGTGGGGAATGTCATGTAGCAAAGCTTTAAGTACACCCCACATGCTTACTTGTTGTCTAATATTTGCGGGCGCCTTGTCTGGCGTCGGTTCAACCAACAACTATCAAGTTTACCCTTTTCCCCCCACTTGGATCGAATGTCCAAATAGAAGGACCGGCGCTTTGTTCGCACGTCTTGTTTAGACGTCGAAGTGCACTTACTTTAATAGAGCAAATTGCCTGGCGTGAAGGTATTTGACGAAACACAAGCAGCCTAAAGCCTCATCTTCGGCGTAGCCGGTTTTTAGGGCTGGAACATTGGGCTTTCGGTACAGTGTGGTCCAAAGTGGTTTACCGAGGAACATCTccgttttgtttattttcttgaaaGGCCAACTACGTTATTGAAATAGCCTGCATTATGACATGATAAATTACCTCAATCATAAAATTATGAGCATACCTATTCAATAAAATTCTAATCTAAAACGTCATACATCGATCGTTTTTCCATCAATCGACTCCGTTTTCACAATGCTTAACCATCCTCCTCTCTAAATTTTACAAACACGGAGTTTTCAGTATGTCTTTTCTTAGTCGGTAAGAGTGTCAGAGTTGAAGGAAAGAGGGAGGTAACGACAGGAGCAGAAGTGCTTCAGTTTCGGGTGTAAACAAACGCGGACGGTCGAGGGGCACTTCGTGACCAACAGCTGCCTTATGTCTGAGTGTCAACACGTTCTTACAGGATACCATTTGTGTTCACACATCGGTCAGCTGCAACGTCTCACAAGAACCTGTTTCTTGTCAACGTTTGATcttaaaaaaattgatattcaaAAACTATGATATTTTATATTATTCACTTCTTGAGAACAACTGTGTAGACAAGATAAGCGACATTGCAAGCAGGTTTCCAACGCACCAACATTTCGAAAATAGTTTGTACATTTTCTAGTTTGGGTTAATTTCTATCCCTGGGACGTAACCGTGGTCAAATAACAAGACTTACCCCCAGCTGCTAGAGTCTTCTGAGACCGTCTTGCCACCGGTGTGTTCTCGTAACTCCTACTGAGGGTCCCTCCCTCGGGCTGCTCGGGGACGTACCGCGACCCGTCCCGCCGACCCGACCCCTGGCCTCCCTTCATCCTCTCCAGAAACTCCGTAACCCGAGACAGCGAGAAGGTCCAGTTGGAGCACAACTCCTGGAAACTTTTCCTGAATCTGTAGTTCAGAGCTCCGTATAGAATGGGGTTGAACACGCAACAAGAGAAGGAGAGCCACGTGGTGATGAAGTCACCTACAGAGGCGATGGTCTTGTCCTGAGCTAGTCCTCTGTACAGGTTGAGTAGGAAATATGGCGTCCATGTGACGAGGAAGGCAACTATGACGAGTATAACGGTTTGTGTAGTCCTGTTTTCCACGGGGACGACGGAGCTGAGGGTGGGGGAGCGCAGGGCCTTCCCCTGGGACAGGGGGGAGGTCGCTCCGTTCCTGCCGTGCTGCGCTGACGGAGAGAGCCCATTGAGAGTCGATTTCTTCATCTGTTCCCGTGTCGTCTGTAGGATAAGGTAATACGAGAATATGACGACCACGAGCGAACCTAGGAAGATGACAGAGACGAGGTACATGCTGTAGGCCAGGGCAGACCCTCCCCCTGCCCAGTGTAGCGCGCAGAAGTGTTTACCTGTCGAGTACGTGTACATGCCGAACCCGAACAGCGGCGGCACACAGCTGACGAAACCTGTCCACCATATGAAGGCGATCAGTTTCCACGCCCTTGACTTTGTCACTTTTGGCGCGAAGGGTCTGACGATGACAAAGTATCTGTCCACAGCTACGCCTGCCACGGATATAATGGACACGTTCCGTAAAGACACGGCGAGAAAGCCGGCGAATTGGCAAAACTCTCCGCCGAAGGGCCAGTCGTCGGTCACGGTGGCGGCAATCACGAAAGGCACCACAGCCAACAACGTCACCAAGTCCACCACGCTTAGCGACACGATGAACATGTTGGTGACGTTTCGCATAGTCCTGTTCTTGTAGACCACCAGCAACACGCATGTGTTCAGAATCACCCctatgatgaacagtataacgTAGGCTGTGGCCTGCAGCCCGATGGCGGCCGGGGATAGCCCGTTTCCCATCTGCGGGGTTACCGCTGATCGGTTCCCGACCATGGCGATCGGCACAGTTACGGTCCCATACTCCTGTGTCATCCAAAACCACCTGCTTCTCACCTTCTTTAGCACAACAATGTCGTTTGACCAACCCCGTGTTGCGTAGAAAATCCCCCAGTAAGTCCTGGCGGCATTCCGGCACTCATGGAAGACTAGCCGAGGTGCGGAAAATCCCGTAGTCAGTCCACAAGACGCGTGATGTCTTCATAACTCACCACCtggaaaggaagaagaaaacacAGAGGTCTCAAACATGGCCATCTCAGATTTGTTTGCCTCAAATACGCCTGGCAAGCCGGCGGAGGTGCCCGCGGAGGTGCCCGCGCCAGATTGAGTTTCAGCACAACCTTTGACTGAACGGGGGGAGAAGAATTAGGGTCGTAATTGAAGTGGATCAAGTGACGGTTGTCCGTGGAGCATGCGTAACTGACGTCCTGTATCGCTTACCTGGGAGGACCAACTGACATCCTTTCAGTGTAAATACTAGGGACATGACGGAGGGAATATTCATAACAAACAAAGGACAGGTAACACCGACGTTCTCGACGTTTATGTTAGAGCTCAGTAAATAACACACAGATCTAACTGCACAGGCCTCCAATTTTGTGTGCCCGCCCAACAAACGAACTACCTTCTTCACGGCGTCGTGCATGGCAACTCATTTTGTGTCTCGTTATGCACATTTGGCACGCACCATTTAACGACATTACCTATCAGCAAATACTCCATCTTTAGAAATGAGCAGTCAGTAACGGTTCAAATCAAGACATGTCAATTGTGAGTTAATCATAAATGGGGACACGAGAAGCCCCGGCCACTGTGCACTACTGAGATCTGACAGCCAACTTGAGTTACCGGCCTGTGGTCCTTTTGAAGggaaacatgtacatacttCCGTGAGAGGTGCGGTAGTTGTGGGGGGAACTGTACAGTGACCCCACGCTCTTTCGTTTTGCGACTGGAGTGTGTAAAAGGGGGCAGCAGCTTGGCGGCAAGTTCACTGAGTATTTCAAAATCGAAGACGAATGAAATGTTTGACAGAGAAAGACGTGCCTAAAATAGCCACAGTAAGGACCTTACTTACCCCAAACAAAACAGCGACACCCTAAGCGTACCGGCAACACACTCAACTGTCAGGGCACAACAACGGCAGAGGGACCCACCCAAGTCTCTACTGTGTACTCTTCCCACCTCTCCACTGTGTAATTGGTGCGTGTTCCACATGCCACGCGAGACTGCAAGTATATTTTTGCACAAGTCAATGGCAAATAGGTCCGTTGACCCCGCATTCTTTTATGTGGTACACAAAGCAGAGGGGGCTTATACACTTACTCAAAGGGCTTCGTCTAATATTTACCTTGGTCACAACTTTCTCCTTTGTGTCGTTTGGACTTAATTGTGATCACGGTCTATTCGTTCCACATGCGTTCTTAATAATAGTTTGACTCAGGCGCCGACAGGGAGGCGAGAGATTTGCATGTAGAGCAAGTAACAGATGTTAGAACCGTTTCTGTTGGTTAAAAGGGGGGAAGGTCATGACTGTTTCTCTTCACAAAGTGACGagtggtgacctttgacctcgcCGTGGGAATACAGAGGACTGACGAAAGCTGAGAGGAGGGCTGAAGGCAAGGCATGACGGGTAAATCCCTTCACGGTTTCGTGCACCTGTGTGGCCGTGCGGTCCCAGTCCGTGTACGGTTACACGTTACAGACTCCTGTCTTCACTCTGGGCATGGGAACTTACCGTGTAGGGAAGACATTTTAGCGAGTCGTAACCGTCCAAATGAGCCAAAACGTCGTTCTGGGGCCGTTCTCTCCAGAACCCGAAAAAAACGACCACACCTGTCTGTCCCTCAACTAGACCGCCTTCCCGACATGTTGAAAGTACATCACTGTACACAAAACAAGAACATGACCTTGAACCCAAAGTAATCCCCTTGCATAGCACTGGCAATAGGTCATACAAACACTAATAGCTTCGCTAGTTTGAGCAATCGAAGTTCAAAAACCCCTGCACTGTCCAAAGCACACTGTCTAAGTCCAGACCACTGTATTAAAGAGCTTTGCCTGAAAACGAGAACTTCGGGATACTTAGTACTTACTACTTACTGTTTCCCAAGACGCTTGAAACATccgaaatacatgtactgtgctgATGTAGAAATATTTCCCCCgcaaaattagacatacagtccGTCAAACATGTCAAAGAAGTTCCCACTTTTAAAAGACAATTTCCAGTATCTAGATGTGATCTacagtacactagtatacagtcCTGATCTTGACGGACGACTGGTGAATGACGTATGCCACACAGACGTGTTCCCTGCGCCACGCCTGACTGCTCAGACTAAACCTTCACAATGGCGAACGACATGCCTCGTGTCTCCAACTATGCGGATGTCTGGTCTTGGGTCGTTTGCCACTTTTTGTGCGTATTTCAGGTGGTACGAGTTTCTTCCGGTGCTGTGGTGAGTTGTCACGTAGAAAAGTATCGCTCAAAGACGAACAAAAATAAGCCAAAACCACACACCTGCTTTGAGATCACTTCTTGCGACATTCCTGATAAACGGAGCAATCCTGTGTCAGCGGGTACCTAGTTAGTCTGCTTACACAGTACATCTGGCTGTTATGTTATATTTACCTAAATTAGTCAGACACGACAGAGCCCAAACATGACTCTCAGCTAGGACAAGACAGTGACACAGAAGTCAAATTCCTCAGTCAGCTCAGAGCAGATGTGTTATCGGGCGCCAAGTTTTTTTGGGGGCTGCACAACCAAAATGTCCTACGAATGTCCCCAGCTTAGACCTGTTGTACGACATACGTGAGAGGGGCCCTTGAGTCACTATCACACCCTACACTTCACATACTACTATTACTAGCACTTCCTGGAGGCTTTAGACGGACAAAAGTGGTGTATCAGTCTCCAGTGAATACAGTAACATACCGGCATTAAGAAGTTTAGATGAATAGCATACCAAGGCCTTTCACAGCGACCCCTCCCTCCTAGAAATATTTCAAGTATCTGGTCTTGGACGACGGTCTTGGACGACGACTTCAGCACATACTACAATatgcagagtagagtagagtagagtagagtagagtagagtagagtagagtagagtagagtagagtagagtagagtagagtagagtagagtagagtagagtagagtagagtagagtagagtagagtagagtagatctatACAGCCCACGCCAGGCTCAGGCCTTCTCTATGAGTCTATCGTCACTCTGTGAACAGAACAAACATTCATACCATCCTATCTCTATACGGACGTATAAGGATCTGGCCGCTTCTTATGGCAACGACAGCAGAAACGCTGATCTATAAAACGTCCCTCTAATGCAACTAATGAGACTGTTTAACACACCTTCAGACAAAGCAGAGTCCAGGTTCCAGGTTGGAGTCAAGTTCAACTGTGACCAAGCAGTCCATGATACCCACCGCCAGTGTAGCTCCCCGAGATGCCCAAGTTAGTTAGGCACAGTAACCTTTCACGGAGTGCAGACGGGTAAATTCATCGGGGACAAAAGAGGCGGCGACTGGCGATGTTATCTGCTTTCCACACGCGTCCACGGGTCATGTTCAATCCGCCGAGTAGTCACGAAAAGGCGAGCAACTGACAGAATTGTCTCTCCAGATACACTGGGCGTACTGAAGTGGAAAGATTACATTCCGTGATTCTGCAGTGTCATACCGTATATAACTCCTGTGTCTGCCACGGTGTGCACCGTCAGACCAAGACCACGGGATGATGCCAAGATTGTGCAGACGACAATGGCCTACAGTGACCAGAACGGAGCCCTCATGACCTTTCCCGTGACACAGGCCCCCGAGGACAACACTTTCCCTGGATAAAAGCTGAGGATCCGACCTTTCACGCTACCTCAAGAGAAACAAGGCCTTGATATTTCCAGGGCGATTTTTGTAGACAGTGAACGACATGATGTTCAAATAATCGTCATCGTCGCAAAATTAATTCTACAATATCatgacaaaaaataaataaTTGATCAAGTTGTCTTCATGACCTCTACGGAAGCACCACCGACCCCATTACAGGCCTTCCGCTATCACCCTTGACCTTCGAATGTCATTACAACAACGAAACGACTAATGAGTTCAGAAGATTAGTGGAGGCTGCATTGACATGTAAACTATATGACTGTGGGGTCAACCTTTCTTCGACCATGTATCATTTCCAACAACCGACGTTCATTGTCTTTAGGGCAAAGTTTTCTAGTCTTGGAATTGATAGCTTTTCTAGAATAATTGGAGACAAACAGTTTCGTTACCGTTAGATCTATTGTCTGTAATGGATAGCCCAACATTGACCTCTTGCCCTGCCTGACCTGGCGGCGAAAGCATCATGAACTCCCCCCTTCTGGAGGTCCTATCTTTAAAGCGCAAGGTCAGGAACATGAAGAGTTATGCCAGATGTTCCTATGATTGCTTGGGGCCCCAATCTCAGAGTTATAAATCATTGGAAATCTTGATCAGCACGCTAACTGCACACAAGGACTCGTGTATAAGTTCCTCTTCAAGTTTTACACCTACTCTAAATAAGGCCGTGCCTTTATGGGACTTGACAACGCAAATATATCGGGATTAATTGTGTTTGAAACTACTAGGGTACTAACAGGGTGCTATTGCCGCTATAAAACAGTGTTATTCATCACGATCTGGCCCTGAATTGCTAATATGGCTGAATACGACAGAGTTTCAACGGTTGTCAAAAtgtagtcccccccccccccccatcctggAAAACAAGGACATACCTTCAGATCTTACAAGGCAGCACCATTCCTCGCGTAattacagcaaaaaaaaaacataggtCAAGCAAAGGCCAACCCCGAAGCTATTTCCCACACAGTGACGcagtaacaacaaaaacacggCTAGTGTACCCACATGGCTGTT comes from Branchiostoma lanceolatum isolate klBraLanc5 chromosome 2, klBraLanc5.hap2, whole genome shotgun sequence and encodes:
- the LOC136428060 gene encoding substance-K receptor-like, producing the protein MTQEYGTVTVPIAMVGNRSAVTPQMGNGLSPAAIGLQATAYVILFIIGVILNTCVLLVVYKNRTMRNVTNMFIVSLSVVDLVTLLAVVPFVIAATVTDDWPFGGEFCQFAGFLAVSLRNVSIISVAGVAVDRYFVIVRPFAPKVTKSRAWKLIAFIWWTGFVSCVPPLFGFGMYTYSTGKHFCALHWAGGGSALAYSMYLVSVIFLGSLVVVIFSYYLILQTTREQMKKSTLNGLSPSAQHGRNGATSPLSQGKALRSPTLSSVVPVENRTTQTVILVIVAFLVTWTPYFLLNLYRGLAQDKTIASVGDFITTWLSFSCCVFNPILYGALNYRFRKSFQELCSNWTFSLSRVTEFLERMKGGQGSGRRDGSRYVPEQPEGGTLSRSYENTPVARRSQKTLAAGGSNGQAGARQDRGRRTPGVRTLERRPSLPTTRTESSLARGVYAQNGVPRPGSSLARNLPPRAGSALGRSVTPTGTPRIPPSLVRSRTPTNAHRLMYSLPRSTTPTAEMTAAGTGRATTATTPRLPPRPPPRTDHHPRPPSRNDPLPRPSSRNDHPQRPPTRNDPRPPSRNESPLQSPSGNDNPPPQLSRTVADVHLEAVF